Proteins from a genomic interval of Dunckerocampus dactyliophorus isolate RoL2022-P2 chromosome 5, RoL_Ddac_1.1, whole genome shotgun sequence:
- the zcchc14 gene encoding zinc finger CCHC domain-containing protein 14 isoform X5 has translation MVESRTHVQREGVYRWFSSLTSAQRAEFLCGLLDLCVPIELRFLGSCLEDLARKDYHSLRDAEIKANNPTDLSGLTNITDEVVRSKLLVSLALLGSDNREAAGVLYQMLTHIDTVINNYGLALNDGRTEEQFLLLFTMASNHPAFSFHQKQVLRQQLSQIQDILQSQTRLAGTGSVLGSEVTTGRGDEAVSQELSPPPLDLPLPHLPPPPLPPAGPGHDAAPPPKSMQSHQGKRGTVVIERVALRGVTHKFEDTSDYMFEASWSDGFVSSVVRSQQEVTELLSQLSQAFPNERLEKFLPHSVESDARCLTALPCHVLQHHSVQLFFTSTRPLSPNCLSTLPSPLPNMPSSPSMAPVVPTCPFTSSHNGCVMQHRGANRAVYRVASVQPVVSTHNSVMARSSSHVASLPLSRPPPQHSPQLSSLAPPMPALPTQSFLAGRGDASSQPHPQSKLCHSLPSHTYSESSLHLQLQTSSQSSTQPQHPPHSQSLLYSHSQSRSQSHTQSPSQSQVNTPEQNGILDWLRKLRLHKYYPVFKQLTMEEFLALTEDDLNKYDLTQGAKKKLKTQLELQKSADREMKMEKRTCSGIARVTPSSHMGTSMHTSTAVELRVEVDPVLHHHPVHTDSSSSSGYSSSSCSPQTPLCCDSTVDRSRDIHRRVSVQDAVGGGHEKDRSCIFILNSHSPTGSSRPTAQVLPVQTDTTPPVPPSSSSHLPYTLPHYHPQGSNPQSLLSPASNPARILSSPRKPRPPSLCMEDRTKVLGSGVGFMGMRLENLFPRLKVDGSSTLHDSAGCVGLKGAAVGLMVETSCALTSTSNSLHHVSQPPLHFHLSSSSSSSPSMYYSYPPIPSSTPSFSTYTSTCPPTKSMPQSASSSGGSVFVSMATASTVPIAAVPGNIYYPAQSSPGPSTSSATSLEHSPGHTHCVCSSCGCRGNCGAYGTLSGYGPTAGYLQPFTANSIFTLGPLLHFSPLMASSSATGTRTSPFSYPTIAPPPLYCQSPVSHDQHKGFGFYPPHGIVGNGSQKRIAGNLSCYNCGANGHRAEDCKQPPMDSSQQGAFRLKYTPHSDSKDSGD, from the exons TTCCTCGGCTCTTGTCTGGAGGACCTTGCCCGGAAGGATTACCATTCACTCCGGGATGCGGAGATCAAAGCCAACAATCCCACTGACCTGTCCGGACTCACCAATATCACGGACGAGGTGGTACGCAGTAAGCTCTTGGTTTCCCTAGCCCTGCTCGGCTCTGACAACAGGGAGGCGGCGGGAGTCCTGTACCAAATGCTGACACATATTGATACCGTGATCAACAACTACGGCCTCGCATTGAACGACGGAAGGACCGAGGAGCAGTTTCTGTTGCTTTTCACCATGGCATCAAACCACCCGGCTTTCAGCTTCCACCAGAAACAGGTGCTGAGGCAGCAGCTCAGTCAGATCCAGGACATCCTGCAG AGTCAAACCAGATTGGCTGGTACAGGCTCAGTGCTTGGATCAGAGGTGACAACTGGGAGAGGAGATGAAGCGGTCAGCCAGGAACTCAGCCCTCCTCCCCTGGATCTCCcccttcctcatcttcctcctcctcctctgccacCTGCTGGCCCTGGCCACGATGCTGCGCCACCACCCAAGAGCATGCAGAGCCACCAGGGGAAGAGAGGAACAG TGGTGATTGAGAGAGTTGCATTGCGAGGGGTGACACACAAGTTTGAAGACACAAGTGATTATATGTTCGAG GCCAGCTGGTCAGATGGTTTTGTGTCATCAGTTGTCCGAAGTCAACAAGAGGTGACAGAGCTTCTTTCACAG TTGTCACAGGCATTTCCCAATGAACGACTGGAGAAGTTCTTGCCTCACTCTGTTGAATCAGATGCCAG ATGTCTGACAGCGTTGCCCTGCCATGTCCTCCAGCACCACAGTGTCCAGCTCTTCTTCACCTCCACCAGGCCTCTCTCACCCAACTGTCTGTCCACCCTCCCTTCCCCGCTCCCCAACATGCCTTCCTCCCCTTCCATGGCTCCTGTTGTCCCAACCTGCCCGTTCACATCCAGCCATA ACGGTTGTGTCATGCAGCACAGAGGAGCCAACAG GGCGGTGTACAGAGTGGCCAGTGTACAGCCAGTTGTCAGCACCCACAATTCTGTCATGGCCCGTTCTTCCAGTCACGTCGCTTCTCTCCCTTTGTCCCGTCCTCCTCCACAGCACTCCCCCCAGCTGTCCTCCCTTGCTCCCCCTATGCCAGCCCTGCCCACCCAGAGCTTCCTTGCTGGCAGGGGTGATGCTTCCTCCCAGCCACACCCTCAAAGCAAACTTTGTCATTCACTTCCGTCGCACACATATTCAGAGTCCTCATTACATCTTCAGCTGCAAACCAGCAGTCAGTCCAGTACACAGCCTCAGCACCCACCTCATTCCCAGTCCCTCTTATATTCCCATTCCCAGTCACGTTCCCAGTCCCATACACAGTCTCCATCTCAGTCCCAGGTTAATACTCCAGAGCAGAATGGCATTTTAGACTGGCTGCGCAAGCTTCGCCTACATAAATATTATCCAGTATTCAAACAGCTGACAATGGAAGAG TTTTTAGCACTCACAGAGGACGACCTGAACAAGTACGACTTAACCCAGGGAGCAAAGAAGAAACTCAAGACCCAGCTGGAGTTGCAGAAGTCTGCAGA CAGGGAGATGAAGATGGAGAAACGGACCTGCAGTGGCATCGCCAGAGTGACACCTTCTAGTCATATGGGAACCTCAATGCACACCTCTACTGCCG TAGAGCTGCGGGTGGAAGTGGACCCCGTGCTGCACCATCACCCCGTCCACACAGATAGCAGCTCATCCTCAGGCTATTCCAGCTCCTCTTGTTCCCCCCAAACACCCCTCTGCTGTGACTCCACTGTGGACAGAAGCAGAGATATTCACAGGC GTGTTTCAGTTCAAGATGCAGTCGGAGGAGGTCACGAAAAAGACCGTTCGTGCATTTTTATCCTAAACTCACACAGCCCCACAGGCTCCAGTCGCCCCACGGCCCAGGTCCTTCCCGTCCAAACTGATACAACTCCTCCTGTCCCTCCATCCAGCTCATCCCACCTCCCGTATACGCTTCCTCACTACCACCCACAAGGCAGCAACCCTCAAAGCCTGCTCTCCCCGGCCTCAAACCCAGCACGCATCCTGTCTTCCCCGCGAAAGCCCAGGCCACCCTCTCTGTGCATGGAGGACAGAACTAAAGTGTTGGGCTCGGGTGTGGGCTTCATGGGCATGAGGCTAGAGAACCTGTTCCCCAGGCTCAAAGTAGACGGCTCCTCCACCCTCCATGACTCTGCAGGGTGTGTTGGTCTTAAAGGAGCTGCTGTGGGTCTGATGGTCGAGACCAGCTGTGCTTTGACCTCCACCTCCAACAGCCTCCACCATGTCTCCCAACCCCCCCTCCACTTTCACCtatcctcctcttcatcctcatctCCATCCATGTACTACTCCTACCCACCTATTCCTTCTTCCACCCCCTCTTTTTCTACATATACCTCCACCTGCCCCCCCACAAAGTCGATGCCACAATCTGCTAGCTCCAGTGGTGGAAGTGTgtttgtttccatggcaactgcTAGCACCGTCCCTATTGCCGCAGTGCCCGGCAACATATACTACCCTGCTCAATCTAGTCCCGGCCCCTCCACCTCCTCTGCCACTTCATTAGAGCACAGCCCAGGCCACACCCACTGTGTTTGCAGCTCATGTGGATGTCGAGGGAACTGCGGGGCCTATGGCACCTTGTCTGGGTATGGTCCCACGGCCGGCTACCTGCAGCCGTTCACAGCCAATTCGATCTTCACCCTGGGTCCTCTGCTCCATTTCAGTCCATTGATGGCCTCATCCAGCGCCACTGGCACTCGCACCTCGCCCTTCTCCTACCCAACGATTGCACCACCTCCCCTCTATTGCCAGAGCCCTGTGTCACATGACCAGCATAAGGGCTTTGGCTTCTACCCGCCCCACGGCATTGTGGGAAACGGGAGCCAGAAACGAATAGCAGGAAACCTTTCTTGTTACAACTGTGGTGCGAACGGGCACAGAGCAGAGGACTGCAAACAGCCGCCCATGGATTCTTCACAGCAAG GGGCTTTTCGACTCAAGTACACTCCGCACTCTGACAGTAAAGACTCCGGGGACTAG
- the zcchc14 gene encoding zinc finger CCHC domain-containing protein 14 isoform X1 produces the protein MVESRTHVQREGVYRWFSSLTSAQRAEFLCGLLDLCVPIELRFLGSCLEDLARKDYHSLRDAEIKANNPTDLSGLTNITDEVVRSKLLVSLALLGSDNREAAGVLYQMLTHIDTVINNYGLALNDGRTEEQFLLLFTMASNHPAFSFHQKQVLRQQLSQIQDILQVSYGGTGVEGEGAGPHGDQVAISYTQPQHHYAQQSVSGPGVPSLFPSDCSPADAAYVPVSAAQLCHTPCTCWHKSQTRLAGTGSVLGSEVTTGRGDEAVSQELSPPPLDLPLPHLPPPPLPPAGPGHDAAPPPKSMQSHQGKRGTVVIERVALRGVTHKFEDTSDYMFEASWSDGFVSSVVRSQQEVTELLSQLSQAFPNERLEKFLPHSVESDARCLTALPCHVLQHHSVQLFFTSTRPLSPNCLSTLPSPLPNMPSSPSMAPVVPTCPFTSSHNGCVMQHRGANRAVYRVASVQPVVSTHNSVMARSSSHVASLPLSRPPPQHSPQLSSLAPPMPALPTQSFLAGRGDASSQPHPQSKLCHSLPSHTYSESSLHLQLQTSSQSSTQPQHPPHSQSLLYSHSQSRSQSHTQSPSQSQVNTPEQNGILDWLRKLRLHKYYPVFKQLTMEEFLALTEDDLNKYDLTQGAKKKLKTQLELQKSADREMKMEKRTCSGIARVTPSSHMGTSMHTSTAVELRVEVDPVLHHHPVHTDSSSSSGYSSSSCSPQTPLCCDSTVDRSRDIHRRVSVQDAVGGGHEKDRSCIFILNSHSPTGSSRPTAQVLPVQTDTTPPVPPSSSSHLPYTLPHYHPQGSNPQSLLSPASNPARILSSPRKPRPPSLCMEDRTKVLGSGVGFMGMRLENLFPRLKVDGSSTLHDSAGCVGLKGAAVGLMVETSCALTSTSNSLHHVSQPPLHFHLSSSSSSSPSMYYSYPPIPSSTPSFSTYTSTCPPTKSMPQSASSSGGSVFVSMATASTVPIAAVPGNIYYPAQSSPGPSTSSATSLEHSPGHTHCVCSSCGCRGNCGAYGTLSGYGPTAGYLQPFTANSIFTLGPLLHFSPLMASSSATGTRTSPFSYPTIAPPPLYCQSPVSHDQHKGFGFYPPHGIVGNGSQKRIAGNLSCYNCGANGHRAEDCKQPPMDSSQQGAFRLKYTPHSDSKDSGD, from the exons TTCCTCGGCTCTTGTCTGGAGGACCTTGCCCGGAAGGATTACCATTCACTCCGGGATGCGGAGATCAAAGCCAACAATCCCACTGACCTGTCCGGACTCACCAATATCACGGACGAGGTGGTACGCAGTAAGCTCTTGGTTTCCCTAGCCCTGCTCGGCTCTGACAACAGGGAGGCGGCGGGAGTCCTGTACCAAATGCTGACACATATTGATACCGTGATCAACAACTACGGCCTCGCATTGAACGACGGAAGGACCGAGGAGCAGTTTCTGTTGCTTTTCACCATGGCATCAAACCACCCGGCTTTCAGCTTCCACCAGAAACAGGTGCTGAGGCAGCAGCTCAGTCAGATCCAGGACATCCTGCAG GTGAGCTATGGAGGCACAGGCGTAGAGGGTGAAGGAGCAGGCCCGCATGGCGATCAAGTTGCTATCTCTTACACTCAGCCACAGCACCACTATGCACAGCAAAGTGTGTCTGGACCTGGTGTGCCCTCTTTGTTTCCCTCTGACTGCTCTCCTGCTGATGCCGCCTACGTGCCTGTGTCTGCAGCCCAACTGTGCCATACACCCTGCACCTGCTGGCACAAG AGTCAAACCAGATTGGCTGGTACAGGCTCAGTGCTTGGATCAGAGGTGACAACTGGGAGAGGAGATGAAGCGGTCAGCCAGGAACTCAGCCCTCCTCCCCTGGATCTCCcccttcctcatcttcctcctcctcctctgccacCTGCTGGCCCTGGCCACGATGCTGCGCCACCACCCAAGAGCATGCAGAGCCACCAGGGGAAGAGAGGAACAG TGGTGATTGAGAGAGTTGCATTGCGAGGGGTGACACACAAGTTTGAAGACACAAGTGATTATATGTTCGAG GCCAGCTGGTCAGATGGTTTTGTGTCATCAGTTGTCCGAAGTCAACAAGAGGTGACAGAGCTTCTTTCACAG TTGTCACAGGCATTTCCCAATGAACGACTGGAGAAGTTCTTGCCTCACTCTGTTGAATCAGATGCCAG ATGTCTGACAGCGTTGCCCTGCCATGTCCTCCAGCACCACAGTGTCCAGCTCTTCTTCACCTCCACCAGGCCTCTCTCACCCAACTGTCTGTCCACCCTCCCTTCCCCGCTCCCCAACATGCCTTCCTCCCCTTCCATGGCTCCTGTTGTCCCAACCTGCCCGTTCACATCCAGCCATA ACGGTTGTGTCATGCAGCACAGAGGAGCCAACAG GGCGGTGTACAGAGTGGCCAGTGTACAGCCAGTTGTCAGCACCCACAATTCTGTCATGGCCCGTTCTTCCAGTCACGTCGCTTCTCTCCCTTTGTCCCGTCCTCCTCCACAGCACTCCCCCCAGCTGTCCTCCCTTGCTCCCCCTATGCCAGCCCTGCCCACCCAGAGCTTCCTTGCTGGCAGGGGTGATGCTTCCTCCCAGCCACACCCTCAAAGCAAACTTTGTCATTCACTTCCGTCGCACACATATTCAGAGTCCTCATTACATCTTCAGCTGCAAACCAGCAGTCAGTCCAGTACACAGCCTCAGCACCCACCTCATTCCCAGTCCCTCTTATATTCCCATTCCCAGTCACGTTCCCAGTCCCATACACAGTCTCCATCTCAGTCCCAGGTTAATACTCCAGAGCAGAATGGCATTTTAGACTGGCTGCGCAAGCTTCGCCTACATAAATATTATCCAGTATTCAAACAGCTGACAATGGAAGAG TTTTTAGCACTCACAGAGGACGACCTGAACAAGTACGACTTAACCCAGGGAGCAAAGAAGAAACTCAAGACCCAGCTGGAGTTGCAGAAGTCTGCAGA CAGGGAGATGAAGATGGAGAAACGGACCTGCAGTGGCATCGCCAGAGTGACACCTTCTAGTCATATGGGAACCTCAATGCACACCTCTACTGCCG TAGAGCTGCGGGTGGAAGTGGACCCCGTGCTGCACCATCACCCCGTCCACACAGATAGCAGCTCATCCTCAGGCTATTCCAGCTCCTCTTGTTCCCCCCAAACACCCCTCTGCTGTGACTCCACTGTGGACAGAAGCAGAGATATTCACAGGC GTGTTTCAGTTCAAGATGCAGTCGGAGGAGGTCACGAAAAAGACCGTTCGTGCATTTTTATCCTAAACTCACACAGCCCCACAGGCTCCAGTCGCCCCACGGCCCAGGTCCTTCCCGTCCAAACTGATACAACTCCTCCTGTCCCTCCATCCAGCTCATCCCACCTCCCGTATACGCTTCCTCACTACCACCCACAAGGCAGCAACCCTCAAAGCCTGCTCTCCCCGGCCTCAAACCCAGCACGCATCCTGTCTTCCCCGCGAAAGCCCAGGCCACCCTCTCTGTGCATGGAGGACAGAACTAAAGTGTTGGGCTCGGGTGTGGGCTTCATGGGCATGAGGCTAGAGAACCTGTTCCCCAGGCTCAAAGTAGACGGCTCCTCCACCCTCCATGACTCTGCAGGGTGTGTTGGTCTTAAAGGAGCTGCTGTGGGTCTGATGGTCGAGACCAGCTGTGCTTTGACCTCCACCTCCAACAGCCTCCACCATGTCTCCCAACCCCCCCTCCACTTTCACCtatcctcctcttcatcctcatctCCATCCATGTACTACTCCTACCCACCTATTCCTTCTTCCACCCCCTCTTTTTCTACATATACCTCCACCTGCCCCCCCACAAAGTCGATGCCACAATCTGCTAGCTCCAGTGGTGGAAGTGTgtttgtttccatggcaactgcTAGCACCGTCCCTATTGCCGCAGTGCCCGGCAACATATACTACCCTGCTCAATCTAGTCCCGGCCCCTCCACCTCCTCTGCCACTTCATTAGAGCACAGCCCAGGCCACACCCACTGTGTTTGCAGCTCATGTGGATGTCGAGGGAACTGCGGGGCCTATGGCACCTTGTCTGGGTATGGTCCCACGGCCGGCTACCTGCAGCCGTTCACAGCCAATTCGATCTTCACCCTGGGTCCTCTGCTCCATTTCAGTCCATTGATGGCCTCATCCAGCGCCACTGGCACTCGCACCTCGCCCTTCTCCTACCCAACGATTGCACCACCTCCCCTCTATTGCCAGAGCCCTGTGTCACATGACCAGCATAAGGGCTTTGGCTTCTACCCGCCCCACGGCATTGTGGGAAACGGGAGCCAGAAACGAATAGCAGGAAACCTTTCTTGTTACAACTGTGGTGCGAACGGGCACAGAGCAGAGGACTGCAAACAGCCGCCCATGGATTCTTCACAGCAAG GGGCTTTTCGACTCAAGTACACTCCGCACTCTGACAGTAAAGACTCCGGGGACTAG
- the zcchc14 gene encoding zinc finger CCHC domain-containing protein 14 isoform X4: MVESRTHVQREGVYRWFSSLTSAQRAEFLCGLLDLCVPIELRFLGSCLEDLARKDYHSLRDAEIKANNPTDLSGLTNITDEVVRSKLLVSLALLGSDNREAAGVLYQMLTHIDTVINNYGLALNDGRTEEQFLLLFTMASNHPAFSFHQKQVLRQQLSQIQDILQVSYGGTGVEGEGAGPHGDQVAISYTQPQHHYAQQSVSGPGVPSLFPSDCSPADAAYVPVSAAQLCHTPCTCWHKSQTRLAGTGSVLGSEVTTGRGDEAVSQELSPPPLDLPLPHLPPPPLPPAGPGHDAAPPPKSMQSHQGKRGTVVIERVALRGVTHKFEDTSDYMFEASWSDGFVSSVVRSQQEVTELLSQLSQAFPNERLEKFLPHSVESDARCLTALPCHVLQHHSVQLFFTSTRPLSPNCLSTLPSPLPNMPSSPSMAPVVPTCPFTSSHNGCVMQHRGANRAVYRVASVQPVVSTHNSVMARSSSHVASLPLSRPPPQHSPQLSSLAPPMPALPTQSFLAGRGDASSQPHPQSKLCHSLPSHTYSESSLHLQLQTSSQSSTQPQHPPHSQSLLYSHSQSRSQSHTQSPSQSQVNTPEQNGILDWLRKLRLHKYYPVFKQLTMEEFLALTEDDLNKYDLTQGAKKKLKTQLELQKSADREMKMEKRTCSGIARVTPSSHMGTSMHTSTAGVSVQDAVGGGHEKDRSCIFILNSHSPTGSSRPTAQVLPVQTDTTPPVPPSSSSHLPYTLPHYHPQGSNPQSLLSPASNPARILSSPRKPRPPSLCMEDRTKVLGSGVGFMGMRLENLFPRLKVDGSSTLHDSAGCVGLKGAAVGLMVETSCALTSTSNSLHHVSQPPLHFHLSSSSSSSPSMYYSYPPIPSSTPSFSTYTSTCPPTKSMPQSASSSGGSVFVSMATASTVPIAAVPGNIYYPAQSSPGPSTSSATSLEHSPGHTHCVCSSCGCRGNCGAYGTLSGYGPTAGYLQPFTANSIFTLGPLLHFSPLMASSSATGTRTSPFSYPTIAPPPLYCQSPVSHDQHKGFGFYPPHGIVGNGSQKRIAGNLSCYNCGANGHRAEDCKQPPMDSSQQGAFRLKYTPHSDSKDSGD, encoded by the exons TTCCTCGGCTCTTGTCTGGAGGACCTTGCCCGGAAGGATTACCATTCACTCCGGGATGCGGAGATCAAAGCCAACAATCCCACTGACCTGTCCGGACTCACCAATATCACGGACGAGGTGGTACGCAGTAAGCTCTTGGTTTCCCTAGCCCTGCTCGGCTCTGACAACAGGGAGGCGGCGGGAGTCCTGTACCAAATGCTGACACATATTGATACCGTGATCAACAACTACGGCCTCGCATTGAACGACGGAAGGACCGAGGAGCAGTTTCTGTTGCTTTTCACCATGGCATCAAACCACCCGGCTTTCAGCTTCCACCAGAAACAGGTGCTGAGGCAGCAGCTCAGTCAGATCCAGGACATCCTGCAG GTGAGCTATGGAGGCACAGGCGTAGAGGGTGAAGGAGCAGGCCCGCATGGCGATCAAGTTGCTATCTCTTACACTCAGCCACAGCACCACTATGCACAGCAAAGTGTGTCTGGACCTGGTGTGCCCTCTTTGTTTCCCTCTGACTGCTCTCCTGCTGATGCCGCCTACGTGCCTGTGTCTGCAGCCCAACTGTGCCATACACCCTGCACCTGCTGGCACAAG AGTCAAACCAGATTGGCTGGTACAGGCTCAGTGCTTGGATCAGAGGTGACAACTGGGAGAGGAGATGAAGCGGTCAGCCAGGAACTCAGCCCTCCTCCCCTGGATCTCCcccttcctcatcttcctcctcctcctctgccacCTGCTGGCCCTGGCCACGATGCTGCGCCACCACCCAAGAGCATGCAGAGCCACCAGGGGAAGAGAGGAACAG TGGTGATTGAGAGAGTTGCATTGCGAGGGGTGACACACAAGTTTGAAGACACAAGTGATTATATGTTCGAG GCCAGCTGGTCAGATGGTTTTGTGTCATCAGTTGTCCGAAGTCAACAAGAGGTGACAGAGCTTCTTTCACAG TTGTCACAGGCATTTCCCAATGAACGACTGGAGAAGTTCTTGCCTCACTCTGTTGAATCAGATGCCAG ATGTCTGACAGCGTTGCCCTGCCATGTCCTCCAGCACCACAGTGTCCAGCTCTTCTTCACCTCCACCAGGCCTCTCTCACCCAACTGTCTGTCCACCCTCCCTTCCCCGCTCCCCAACATGCCTTCCTCCCCTTCCATGGCTCCTGTTGTCCCAACCTGCCCGTTCACATCCAGCCATA ACGGTTGTGTCATGCAGCACAGAGGAGCCAACAG GGCGGTGTACAGAGTGGCCAGTGTACAGCCAGTTGTCAGCACCCACAATTCTGTCATGGCCCGTTCTTCCAGTCACGTCGCTTCTCTCCCTTTGTCCCGTCCTCCTCCACAGCACTCCCCCCAGCTGTCCTCCCTTGCTCCCCCTATGCCAGCCCTGCCCACCCAGAGCTTCCTTGCTGGCAGGGGTGATGCTTCCTCCCAGCCACACCCTCAAAGCAAACTTTGTCATTCACTTCCGTCGCACACATATTCAGAGTCCTCATTACATCTTCAGCTGCAAACCAGCAGTCAGTCCAGTACACAGCCTCAGCACCCACCTCATTCCCAGTCCCTCTTATATTCCCATTCCCAGTCACGTTCCCAGTCCCATACACAGTCTCCATCTCAGTCCCAGGTTAATACTCCAGAGCAGAATGGCATTTTAGACTGGCTGCGCAAGCTTCGCCTACATAAATATTATCCAGTATTCAAACAGCTGACAATGGAAGAG TTTTTAGCACTCACAGAGGACGACCTGAACAAGTACGACTTAACCCAGGGAGCAAAGAAGAAACTCAAGACCCAGCTGGAGTTGCAGAAGTCTGCAGA CAGGGAGATGAAGATGGAGAAACGGACCTGCAGTGGCATCGCCAGAGTGACACCTTCTAGTCATATGGGAACCTCAATGCACACCTCTACTGCCG GTGTTTCAGTTCAAGATGCAGTCGGAGGAGGTCACGAAAAAGACCGTTCGTGCATTTTTATCCTAAACTCACACAGCCCCACAGGCTCCAGTCGCCCCACGGCCCAGGTCCTTCCCGTCCAAACTGATACAACTCCTCCTGTCCCTCCATCCAGCTCATCCCACCTCCCGTATACGCTTCCTCACTACCACCCACAAGGCAGCAACCCTCAAAGCCTGCTCTCCCCGGCCTCAAACCCAGCACGCATCCTGTCTTCCCCGCGAAAGCCCAGGCCACCCTCTCTGTGCATGGAGGACAGAACTAAAGTGTTGGGCTCGGGTGTGGGCTTCATGGGCATGAGGCTAGAGAACCTGTTCCCCAGGCTCAAAGTAGACGGCTCCTCCACCCTCCATGACTCTGCAGGGTGTGTTGGTCTTAAAGGAGCTGCTGTGGGTCTGATGGTCGAGACCAGCTGTGCTTTGACCTCCACCTCCAACAGCCTCCACCATGTCTCCCAACCCCCCCTCCACTTTCACCtatcctcctcttcatcctcatctCCATCCATGTACTACTCCTACCCACCTATTCCTTCTTCCACCCCCTCTTTTTCTACATATACCTCCACCTGCCCCCCCACAAAGTCGATGCCACAATCTGCTAGCTCCAGTGGTGGAAGTGTgtttgtttccatggcaactgcTAGCACCGTCCCTATTGCCGCAGTGCCCGGCAACATATACTACCCTGCTCAATCTAGTCCCGGCCCCTCCACCTCCTCTGCCACTTCATTAGAGCACAGCCCAGGCCACACCCACTGTGTTTGCAGCTCATGTGGATGTCGAGGGAACTGCGGGGCCTATGGCACCTTGTCTGGGTATGGTCCCACGGCCGGCTACCTGCAGCCGTTCACAGCCAATTCGATCTTCACCCTGGGTCCTCTGCTCCATTTCAGTCCATTGATGGCCTCATCCAGCGCCACTGGCACTCGCACCTCGCCCTTCTCCTACCCAACGATTGCACCACCTCCCCTCTATTGCCAGAGCCCTGTGTCACATGACCAGCATAAGGGCTTTGGCTTCTACCCGCCCCACGGCATTGTGGGAAACGGGAGCCAGAAACGAATAGCAGGAAACCTTTCTTGTTACAACTGTGGTGCGAACGGGCACAGAGCAGAGGACTGCAAACAGCCGCCCATGGATTCTTCACAGCAAG GGGCTTTTCGACTCAAGTACACTCCGCACTCTGACAGTAAAGACTCCGGGGACTAG